In a single window of the Anaerocolumna cellulosilytica genome:
- a CDS encoding HAD-IIIA family hydrolase, with the protein MKKWTAVIQAGGMGTRLHELTKGEIPKPLYPLLGKPIIQHQLEKLIESGIQRFVFIVGHLGDKIQEYFKDGANWGVYINYIVESEPLGSAGALSYLKERFCTEDFLLIFGDVMFDIDIDRMITFHERKGSNITLLVHPNSHPYDSDLVVLDKEERIIGFDSKKNKRNYWYDNCVNAGIYIFNKGLLEKIEKPKKLDLESDIIVPYLGSGKVYGYRTTEYVKDAGTVERFYAVEKDFQSGTAFEKNLKRQQKCIFLDRDGTLNIHKGFIDNEIDFELEKNAAEAVKLINDSGYLAIVVTNQPVVARGQCSIEDVNNIHKKMASLLGDQGAFLDDIIFCPHHPDKGYPEEKIEYKVVCNCRKPNTGMIDLMVQKYNIDKEKSFIIGDTTSDILTGIKSGLSTVIVQTGEGGRDRKYSVSPDKEAVDILDAVKQIVNNKGGYKL; encoded by the coding sequence AATGGACAGCAGTTATTCAAGCGGGAGGTATGGGGACACGTCTGCATGAACTTACGAAAGGAGAAATTCCAAAACCGCTATATCCATTACTTGGAAAGCCAATCATTCAGCACCAATTAGAAAAGCTTATCGAAAGTGGCATTCAAAGATTTGTGTTTATAGTAGGGCATCTGGGTGACAAAATTCAAGAATATTTTAAGGACGGAGCAAATTGGGGGGTTTATATTAATTATATAGTAGAATCAGAACCTTTAGGATCTGCCGGTGCCCTCTCTTACTTAAAAGAAAGGTTCTGTACTGAGGATTTCTTGTTAATTTTTGGCGATGTTATGTTTGATATCGATATAGATAGAATGATAACGTTTCATGAGCGTAAAGGAAGTAATATAACGTTGTTAGTTCATCCTAATTCACATCCATATGATTCTGACCTAGTGGTTTTAGATAAGGAAGAGAGAATTATTGGTTTCGATTCTAAAAAAAATAAAAGAAATTATTGGTATGATAATTGTGTAAATGCAGGTATTTATATTTTTAATAAAGGACTTCTTGAAAAAATCGAAAAACCAAAAAAATTAGATTTGGAATCAGATATAATTGTACCTTATTTAGGAAGTGGTAAAGTGTATGGTTATCGTACTACGGAATATGTAAAGGATGCAGGAACGGTTGAACGTTTTTATGCAGTAGAAAAGGATTTTCAGTCAGGAACTGCTTTTGAGAAAAATTTAAAAAGACAGCAGAAGTGCATCTTTTTAGATAGAGACGGAACATTGAACATTCATAAAGGATTCATAGATAACGAAATAGATTTTGAGTTAGAAAAGAATGCTGCTGAGGCAGTTAAATTAATAAATGATTCCGGCTATTTAGCTATTGTAGTTACTAATCAGCCAGTTGTTGCAAGAGGGCAGTGTTCTATTGAAGATGTTAATAATATACACAAGAAGATGGCTTCGCTGTTAGGTGATCAAGGTGCCTTTCTAGATGATATAATATTTTGTCCTCATCATCCAGATAAAGGGTACCCTGAAGAAAAAATCGAATATAAAGTTGTATGCAATTGTAGAAAGCCTAATACTGGTATGATTGATTTAATGGTACAAAAATACAATATTGACAAGGAAAAATCTTTTATAATAGGTGATACAACAAGTGATATATTAACTGGTATAAAATCGGGTCTTAGTACTGTTATTGTTCAAACTGGCGAAGGGGGAAGGGATAGAAAGTATAGTGTATCACCAGATAAAGAAGCAGTTGACATATTAGATGCCGTAAAACAGATAGTAAATAACAAGGGAGGCTATAAGTTATGA
- a CDS encoding SIS domain-containing protein: MIDYTGGIKEYIELEKKTLESLPIVDINNVMNILENARLNQKRIFICGNGGSASTASHFKCDFNKGISYAQDIKYDFECLSDNVPMMMAIANDIGYDEIFVVPLKNKLKAGDIVIGISGSGNSANVVKALEYANSTNAETIALTGYDGGRLKQIARHNIHININNMQITEDIHLILDHMMMYILSGMKGC, from the coding sequence ATGATTGATTATACAGGTGGAATAAAGGAGTATATTGAATTAGAAAAGAAAACTTTGGAAAGCTTACCCATAGTGGATATCAATAATGTGATGAATATTTTAGAAAATGCCAGATTGAATCAAAAAAGAATTTTCATTTGTGGTAATGGGGGCAGTGCTTCTACAGCCTCTCACTTTAAGTGTGATTTTAATAAAGGAATCAGTTATGCTCAGGATATAAAATATGATTTTGAATGTTTAAGTGATAATGTTCCAATGATGATGGCGATTGCAAATGACATAGGTTATGACGAGATATTTGTTGTTCCTTTAAAAAATAAATTGAAAGCAGGGGATATTGTAATAGGTATATCGGGAAGTGGAAATTCCGCAAATGTTGTGAAAGCTTTAGAATATGCAAATAGTACTAATGCCGAAACTATTGCGCTAACAGGTTATGATGGGGGGAGATTGAAGCAAATAGCAAGACACAATATTCATATTAATATTAATAATATGCAGATTACGGAAGATATACATTTAATCTTAGATCATATGATGATGTACATATTATCTGGAATGAAGGGATGCTAA